One region of Papaver somniferum cultivar HN1 unplaced genomic scaffold, ASM357369v1 unplaced-scaffold_131, whole genome shotgun sequence genomic DNA includes:
- the LOC113332314 gene encoding thionin-like protein 2, whose protein sequence is MAMLILGMFVGKSVAGNDYDRCYVTCLAYCQEWVGASLCPDECERECKSPDHNKVTAVTARNYCKLGCAAMNCNKNNPQNLNGKEAKDCYNVHCGNECTR, encoded by the coding sequence ATGGCAATGCTAATATTGGGAATGTTTGTAGGAAAGAGTGTTGCTGGGAATGATTACGATCGGTGTTATGTAACATGCCTGGCATACTGTCAAGAATGGGTAGGAGCATCTCTTTGTCCTGATGAGTGTGAGAGAGaatgtaaatcgccagaccacaATAAGGTTACCGCGGTTACTGCTCGTAACTACTGCAAGCTTGGTTGTGCAGCCATGAATTGTAACAAAAACAATCCTCAAAATCTTAATggaaaagaagcaaaagattgtTACAATGTTCACTGTGGTAATGAATGCACGAGGTAA